GTCCTAGTGGAAAATGGAGCATAGGCAGGCTGGCATTTTCCCTCTTTATTCCAGAATGACTGGTACGTTGCTGGGCTGGGAGTCACAGTCTGCAAGAGAGAAAATTTCTGTAAGGAAGatcttttttctgcaaatcatTCCGACATGCTCCAATGCGCAGCCAGCTGGGTATTGCCGACTGCTGTTCAATGTATGCTTTGGCTACTCTGATAgagtaaaaaaatcagaataagtCAATATGCACTCCCTACTCCTTACCCAGTGAGGCCTGTGATGTTTCTGCTACTATATTGTTATTCTAGAGAAGCTGGGCCAGAAAACATAGCGTGTTTGTTCAGGTAGTATAGCTGATTTTGCCTCTATGTGTACatttacatgtgtgtgtatatgatACAAAGGTATGTATATATAGAGATGCATGTGTTGATGTTGTTAGAGCTCATATGAGTCTTGGGTCTCTAGGCTCAACACCTCCCACTAGAATATGTGTAAGGAGTTCTGTAGGTACCAGATACATTAAGTTGGAGGCAGCCCCAGCAAACGTGATCGAAACTGATGGTCTGTGTTGGGAACAGCCTACAAATTCTTGCAAAGCTTCAGCCCTGCCGCTGTGAAGTGCGCTTTTCTTACCTGTGGCTCTGGTATGAAACGCTGGGCTGTTCTCGCTCCTATCACATAGCCTTTCTTGCTCAAGGGTTTGTTTTCCAAAGAGTATCTAAGGCTGCCGCTCTGCAATTCAAAAGCAGAAGTCTCTTACTGACATTTTTAAGACACCATTTCCATCAGGGGAAGGGCAGAAGTACATGAGCAGCAGACACTATTCCTGTTAATTCCTCTAATTTCTTGCTAACGTAGAGTGTTAGGGCAGCTAGAGCTTTGAGGACTGGTATGTTTGGAAGGGGAAGGGCATTTCTTTTTCTACGTATATGTGGAGACCTCGTACGATGGGTTGGCAGGGTAGGTGTGGGGGACTCTGTGCCTGGCTGGCCATGGTCCTGTTGCTCCTGTACTGTGCGTCTTCTGTGAAGGAAAAGCTCTGAGCACAAAAACTGAGTAACTTACCTCGTGACTCAAGTAACAGCCTGGCCCAAGCGAAGGGTCTCCCCTGATGGGTATGAGCTGGATTGCCAGCCTGTCTGGGGCATGGTGGAGAGGGAACATTTTCCGCTCTTGACATGACCCAAAAGAGATCCGCTTCCGTCCATCTGTGAGATCAGGAGAGGAAACGCCACCAGTGTGGTGACCACTTGccactgtttttccttcttaagtgtctgctgctccctgcctgagGCCAACCTTCCCCTTATCTCCCAGATGGGAATTTTCCTTGACCCTGGATATTTCAGGAGGTCTGCCCTTTGGATACCTGTTCCCTCCTGCCACGaaggtttctttttccccagcctGAGCAAAGAGTAGCCTAGCAGCCCAGTTGTGGGGAAGGTTGCTGGGGAAGCCCAACGCCACTGGGGAGctgcaaaagaaggaaagccCTTGTGCCCACACCCCTGTCTCCCATGGCTCACCTCTCCGCTGCCACTCCGCTGCCATGCTGCCCTGTCAGCTgtcagggtgtgtgtgtgtgggggtgtgtgtgtgtgtgtactcCGGTTGCCATAGACACGGAGGGGGGAGCGCTGGAGGGAATGCTGGTGACGGCAGTGCCTGAAGAgggcaaggaaagaaaggatgaaTAATATCAGCCCTGTGGATTGTGCTGTGCTGGCTCCTAGTCCGAGGAGCTGCTGTGTTCGCACCGTCAGTCAGTAGGGGAGAGATCTCTGGGGAAGCAGTCTATAGATCGTGCCAGCAAGACCCTTCTCTGTGATGATTCTTGTGGCATGACCTGATCTGCCCTATTGTCTCCTCCCTGTCTTTTTCCCTGTACCTGGCTGTTAAGGCAGGGCAGTGAGTAACCCCTGCAAACTGCCTGCAGAAGACCACTGAAGTCACCAAAATGATACCCGAGGGTTTGCTACTCACTGTCCGATCTCGGGAATGTCGTAGCCAGCCTGAATGTCGGAAATTCCTGCAGCAACAGCCGCGGTGATCATGAGACGGGGCTTGTTGACCTGGGCGGCTTCCTGCTCAAAGGCTGCCAGCATTTCCTGAGGGATGCCAAGAAACGTGTCTCACGTGGAGTCTTTGGGCTCAGGCTTtgcaagcagagctgtgcagagcagagagcttGACCAAAACCTACCTTAATCAGGACGGTAAAGAGGGTCTtgtcctgggctgggctgcccctGGACCCAGGGTACTCCCAGCCAATGTCCAGTCACACAGGAAAGGGAACGTTACCCTGGGCTGCACTTAGGAGTTAGTAACTGCATGAGGCAGATATAATCAGAAATGATTGGGCCATGTTTCCTTGCAGGATAAGGTATTCAGAGAAAGTGAGGTAGGGTTAGTTATCCGTCTCAGAACTGACCCTCCAAGGATAATAAtggatttctttccttcctactTTGTTTCAGTAGATGAGTCAGTGTAGGAGTATTGCACCCTTAAACTCATGGGTTGGTGGTTCTGAAGGCTGGGTCTCTTCCCTAAACTGAATCTTTCCCCTTTGCTGCCACATAAGGAAGaatggaggcagcagggatCTTTGGTGAAGTGCCTGGAAGGTGGGAGGCTCTTTGCGTGTTTGCTGGGCCACCTGTTTGACCTGCCTTTGAAAGCTTCTGCAAAGACCTAGCAAGTGGCTGTGCTTGTGCTTCATTCAAGCTGAGCAGGAAGGAGCTGCTAAAGAGGAAGCTTACATGAGAGCAAGCAACATATTTGCACTTTAGATTGAGCATGCCATGCTTCATCAATCTTTTGTCTTCAGAGACATCATTGCTGTGTGCCtgtctgcctctccttcctcctccgtGGTTtataaaagaatttttttatacaaGTCTGTTCCAGTTCCCTGCATGTGCCATAACTGAGAAGGGTTTGGTAGAATTGGTTTTGGGGTAGAAAGCACATACCCATCCGGGCATTCAGCAGGAGGGCTAGACCTTTACAGAAAAAAGGTGTGGGATTATGAACTTGTAGAAACTCTGGTATATATCCTGTAATGCAGACAATAAAATTGCTTCTGTCAATGGGcctattttttctcttcttcatgaAGATCTGTCTAAACCCAACATAACCTGTCTTCCAGGTTACAATTCTTTCTGATCCAAGGGGGCACACAGGGTAGCTCATGGTCATTAACAGCTCAAAGTTCTGCTGGTTCTTTCAGCCAGGGTTGGGCAACAGGTGATCTTGATGCCTGTAAGCATGGCTAAAATAGCAGAAGCCTTTTGGAATATACTCTGCTATGGAGACAGTAATAGCCTTTCTATCAGAATGGCCAGTTTTCCTCCTTAGAGTGTCCTTTTCTTAGTCCATGATAGTTTTTCAATGTAATAAAGCAATTAAATCAGGAATTTGCACAGTTAAAAGAAATCAACTGCAAAAGTAGTGCAACATATAATCACCCCGAAAGTAACTGctatatattttcctttgtcaGAAGAATGTGCAGCATTTTAATCCCTCAAAGCCCCCTGTATAGCCACCCAGTAGAACAGTGAAAGAGCCACAAGTAATTGTTATAAAGGTAGAGAGCTAAGTTTTGAAGTGGGACTTATTGGTAATCAAAGTGAGCTTGGCCATCTTTGACCTGGAATCTGGTGCAGACTGTTTCTCACTTTTGCATGCTTCTCTCATTTCATGCCAGTCTTGCATCAACAAAGATGGACAAATATTACAAAACTTGGGAAAGATCAGTACCACAAACAAGTGATACCAGTACAATGGGCCTTAACACTCCAGCTGGAGATACCAGTATATCAAGCTGTGCCATGTCCTGGTGCTGCGAGGGTAGTTGAAGAGCAAGATTAgataggttttatttttggaatttttttttttgcaggaggCTTTGTGTCAACACTGGCGATTATGCAGTGAGAGATGGCTGAAGTGTTCAAACTCGCGCTGTCATTGTGTATGCCCGGAGGTGTTAGGCACTGCCAAACCAAGGTGGTTTACAAGGGTTTTGTCTCCTTGGCTGGGGCAGTCAGTGGGACAGGACTGAGTAGGCCTTGGTCTCAGCAATGGGCTTTTTGGATGACACAGAAACGAGGCTCACTTGCTGTAGTCAAACTGTCTGTCGGGACTTATGGGACTTTTAtgtggtttctttccttttgcacaCTAGGCACTGTCAGGGCTAGTGCAAATGTTGGAGTAGGACACAGTGGGCAGTTGCTTTGCACTGAGATGCTGCTTAATTCATGTTAAGATGATGTGAAGGTGAATTTCCAGTAGGTCACCCAGACTTGGTTGGATGGGAGCCTGGAAAACAGTCTCAAAGTTGTCCATATCATGTGAAGTCACTGACCTGCAGATTAAAATGTATTAGACCAACCCTTCAAGTTCTGTGTATGCACTCGATGAGATATGGCAGATAATGAAAGAGACAACCATCTTCAAGGAGTATTTTTCCAGTGTATTTTTTGGTCGATAAAGTAACACAGTGCAAACTCAACTGGAATAGATCTGGAAAATCCTACCCTCCATGACCTCTGGAGCCTTGCAGGTCTGTTATCTGTAGAAGTATGTTTTGGTGTAAGAAGGAAAGCATTTGGGGAAGTATCAAGGACACTAATTTGTCTGCATGTGGTGGTAACAAATGTCAGTTGGTCAAATCCTGGAGTTTTTCTTCAGGaggttttctgccttctttctgtCATAAGAAATGTTGTTTGCCATCAGTTCCTGAGGAAGTGGTTCTAGGCCTTAAGCAAGGGCAGAAGAATTGGTCCTCACTGAAAGGATTCAAGTTAAAAGAGTTGAGTATGGAGGCAGAGGCCTTGCACATTATTTCTGTAGCTGAAATGTTTGGTTTCAGAGAGATCCACCAATCTGAATTGTTTCTGCTTTATCTTCACTCCATGTACCAACAAAAATTGTCACTATATTGATTCTGTGACTATGCTAGGACTAAATGTCTCTGCCCTTCAATGGCCTGGGCTCTTTTCTGATGGATCATGGAAAGGAGACCCTGATTTTCATGTTGTCTCCAGCTGAGCAGTGCCCAGGTGTTCCTTTCCTGGTGTGGACTTCCAGGATGGTTCCTTAAGCTTTCTCCTCTTGTCAGGGCCAGAGATATGTCACATTCAGGCATGACGCTTACACAGCCTTTCACCCATCTCCTGCGAGATGTGTCTGACAACTGACACTCAGCAAAGCCTCTAATAAATGCTCTTTTCCCCCAAGACCTTAGCTGGCCTTGCAGCCTCAGCGTACAGGAGCCATTGCTTTagagaggtttttttgttctccttgcCCTTGCTGTAGAGGTTAGGCAGGTCACTGTGGAAGGCTAAACTGTGGAGAAATGCGAAGGTCAATGCAATGGTGCCAGGTGTTTTGGAAAGCCCTATCCTAACCCTTATCTGGATGCAGAGGTACAGGTATCGGACTCCTGGTATGGAGACATTGGAGCTGACAGCTGATACAGGCATTTGTGCTGATGTCTTTTATGACAGCCAAGGTTCATGTAGCAATGCAGAGACATATTAGGTAGATAGGCCCTTGGCAAGATCCGGCTTTGGATTTCCATGTGAAGCAAGGCTGCAAAGATGCTGTTGAGCTAGCTTAAATGCATTCTGGGTTCATTTTTTGAATATGAAAAGCTATGGGACtttgacaaaaaaaccctggggCGAGCTATGCCTGTTTTGGGCTGCTGATCTGATGTTCCTCACTTCAGGCACATAGCTTACTACCTCCATGGACACATCCTGTTGCCAGAATGGTCCTCCTTAGTGT
The window above is part of the Falco biarmicus isolate bFalBia1 chromosome 16, bFalBia1.pri, whole genome shotgun sequence genome. Proteins encoded here:
- the CIMAP3 gene encoding protein pitchfork; the protein is MAAEWQRRDGRKRISFGSCQERKMFPLHHAPDRLAIQLIPIRGDPSLGPGCYLSHESGSLRYSLENKPLSKKGYVIGARTAQRFIPEPQTVTPSPATYQSFWNKEGKCQPAYAPFSTRTPRFPDKPSDKNFPGPGAYNADKPLHKKITWPMKFGSPDWSLVPMPAKRMLKMEVQKLTIDKELWKHRNRVAYLSLYYS